From Psychroflexus torquis ATCC 700755, the proteins below share one genomic window:
- a CDS encoding cation diffusion facilitator family transporter has protein sequence MSHNHSHQRSQTNLLVSIFLNIGITLAQVIGGIISGSLALLSDALHNFTDVVSLIISYVASKYSKKSATSNKTFGYKRAEIIAAFVNSASLIIIAIILIKESILRFLNPQAIDSTLVIWLSVVAIIGNGFSVLLLLKDRKSNMNIASAYLHLLTDMLASVAVLVGGLLMKYYEVYWLDSLLTAAIAVYLIFVGFELFKNSFKVLMLFTPSTIEIDDIVARINKLSTVKNMHHVHIWQLNEDEVHLEAEIDFDKDITLSEFDKILVQIEDILFSEFGINHINIQPEFNKTDNKNIIVQD, from the coding sequence TTGAGTCATAATCATTCACATCAAAGGTCACAAACCAATCTTCTTGTTTCTATATTTTTAAATATAGGAATTACTCTTGCCCAAGTTATAGGTGGAATCATCAGTGGGAGTTTAGCTTTACTATCTGATGCGCTCCATAATTTTACAGACGTCGTTTCTCTTATCATCAGTTATGTAGCTTCTAAGTATTCTAAGAAAAGTGCTACATCCAATAAAACCTTTGGTTATAAACGCGCTGAAATAATTGCTGCATTTGTCAATTCTGCGAGTCTTATTATTATAGCCATTATCCTTATTAAAGAATCTATTTTGCGATTTTTAAATCCTCAAGCCATAGATTCTACTCTTGTTATTTGGCTTTCGGTCGTAGCTATTATAGGAAATGGTTTTAGCGTTTTGCTTCTTTTAAAAGATAGAAAGTCCAATATGAATATTGCTTCTGCTTACCTTCATTTACTTACAGATATGTTGGCATCTGTAGCCGTACTTGTGGGTGGTCTTTTAATGAAGTATTACGAAGTATACTGGCTAGACAGTCTACTTACTGCAGCCATTGCTGTCTATCTTATTTTCGTAGGTTTTGAACTTTTTAAAAATTCATTTAAAGTTTTAATGCTCTTTACACCAAGCACTATTGAAATTGACGACATTGTGGCTAGAATCAATAAATTATCAACCGTCAAAAACATGCACCATGTTCATATATGGCAATTGAACGAAGACGAAGTTCATCTAGAGGCAGAAATCGACTTTGACAAGGATATCACCTTATCAGAATTTGATAAGATTTTAGTTCAAATAGAAGATATCCTTTTTTCTGAATTTGGAATCAATCACATCAACATACAACCTGAATTTAATAAAACAGATAATAAAAACATTATAGTCCAAGATTAA
- the rnpA gene encoding ribonuclease P protein component translates to MLKPLFTYQNKEKLKSRKIIKYIFEEGKSIKTYPLLIRYVESELEYQQVGVSVSKRNFKKAVDRNRIKRQLREAYRLHKSQILDKNKSYSVMILYIGKTHLESEKIHKVMHTLLNDIK, encoded by the coding sequence ATGCTTAAACCTTTGTTTACGTATCAAAATAAGGAGAAACTAAAATCCAGAAAAATAATCAAATACATATTTGAGGAAGGAAAATCTATAAAAACATATCCCCTTTTAATTCGATATGTGGAGAGCGAACTAGAGTATCAACAAGTGGGTGTAAGTGTGTCCAAACGAAATTTTAAAAAAGCAGTAGATCGCAATAGGATCAAAAGGCAACTCAGAGAAGCATACCGATTGCATAAAAGTCAGATATTAGATAAAAATAAAAGCTATTCGGTGATGATACTCTATATAGGGAAAACACATTTAGAGTCTGAAAAAATTCACAAAGTAATGCATACTTTGCTAAACGATATAAAGTGA
- a CDS encoding T9SS type A sorting domain-containing protein: MKKITLSLMGLLAFGVSNAQQELVTVATGQTGPQVVSDAVLYDQQPGGTSGIVNLYSNDDESGVFATDDFELTTASDIGKITVYGFNNGGNAVIDITGINVYIYSNIEGINIPSGDPTQPGSGIVEVVDFELGGDGFEVVTGEGGALNLVVDIPVLTGEVVTLDAGFYWIVVTPSMNNLSGYPADSRFNQYGAGVGEGFGANDAHLIDPADQFGGGFTSWTSYVALGLEFFSTAFTIEGEENLSLYSNVKEAVSVYPNPAVDIINLQMPSVLTVNSAVIYNMIGQEINVSVINNQINVSNLSQGVHILKLETNQGTISRKFLKK, from the coding sequence ATGAAAAAAATTACTTTAAGTTTAATGGGATTATTGGCCTTTGGAGTATCTAATGCTCAGCAGGAGTTAGTTACAGTTGCTACAGGTCAAACAGGACCCCAAGTTGTATCGGACGCAGTTCTTTATGATCAACAACCAGGAGGCACATCAGGAATTGTAAACTTATATTCGAACGATGACGAATCTGGAGTGTTTGCAACGGATGATTTTGAACTAACAACAGCATCAGATATAGGAAAAATCACTGTTTACGGATTTAATAATGGAGGCAATGCTGTAATTGATATTACAGGAATAAATGTATACATTTATTCAAATATTGAAGGTATCAATATTCCAAGTGGAGATCCTACTCAACCTGGATCTGGAATAGTTGAAGTAGTTGATTTTGAACTTGGTGGTGATGGTTTTGAGGTTGTGACTGGTGAAGGAGGTGCTCTAAATTTAGTTGTTGATATACCGGTATTAACTGGAGAGGTTGTTACTCTAGATGCTGGTTTTTATTGGATAGTAGTAACTCCGAGCATGAACAATCTTTCAGGTTATCCAGCGGATAGCAGATTTAATCAATATGGTGCAGGAGTTGGAGAAGGTTTTGGTGCTAACGATGCTCATTTGATTGACCCTGCAGATCAGTTTGGAGGTGGATTTACATCTTGGACTTCTTATGTTGCTTTAGGCCTTGAATTCTTCAGTACTGCATTCACTATTGAAGGAGAAGAGAATCTTTCACTATATAGCAATGTAAAAGAAGCTGTTTCTGTATATCCTAATCCAGCAGTGGATATAATTAATCTTCAAATGCCTTCTGTTTTAACTGTTAATTCTGCTGTTATCTACAATATGATAGGCCAAGAAATTAATGTGTCTGTCATAAATAACCAAATTAATGTATCAAATTTATCTCAAGGTGTTCACATCTTGAAGCTAGAAACTAACCAAGGAACTATTTCAAGAAAGTTCTTGAAAAAATAA
- a CDS encoding class I SAM-dependent methyltransferase, with protein sequence MRMDVTGMIIKDEAFTKESFKLERDKLGVLATKPKPKDLTKYYEFEDYISHKESSNSLVDIGYDLVKSLMFNTKLKILKRNQPDIKSVLDYGCGTGEFVSYLSKKGIISSGVEPTKKAFDQAEKAEVKIYKNLKKVEGTFDAITLFHVLEHVEDYLKVLEDLKAKLNPGGLLVIAVPNYKSYDASYYKEKWAAWDVPRHLWHFKKQDLSTIAHLLNLEIVQIKPMFFDAYYISMISESYKGNHKLKGLYRGWESNQQAKKSGEYSSNIFVMKTSK encoded by the coding sequence ATGCGTATGGATGTAACGGGGATGATCATAAAAGATGAAGCTTTTACAAAGGAGAGTTTTAAACTCGAAAGAGATAAATTAGGAGTTTTAGCAACTAAGCCTAAGCCTAAGGACTTAACTAAGTACTACGAGTTTGAAGACTATATTTCTCATAAAGAAAGTAGTAATTCTTTAGTGGATATAGGTTATGATCTGGTAAAGTCTTTGATGTTCAACACAAAACTAAAGATCTTAAAGCGTAACCAACCAGATATAAAATCGGTGCTAGATTATGGATGTGGTACAGGTGAATTTGTGTCTTATTTATCAAAAAAAGGGATTATAAGTAGTGGTGTCGAACCCACAAAAAAAGCCTTTGACCAAGCAGAAAAAGCTGAAGTTAAAATCTATAAAAACTTAAAAAAGGTTGAGGGAACTTTTGACGCTATTACATTATTTCATGTTTTGGAACATGTTGAAGATTACCTTAAAGTACTTGAAGACTTAAAAGCCAAATTAAATCCAGGAGGGCTATTGGTTATTGCAGTACCAAATTATAAATCTTACGACGCTTCTTATTATAAAGAAAAATGGGCCGCTTGGGATGTACCAAGACATTTATGGCATTTTAAAAAACAAGATCTCTCAACTATTGCACACCTGCTAAATTTAGAAATAGTACAAATAAAGCCGATGTTTTTTGATGCCTATTATATCTCAATGATTTCCGAATCTTATAAGGGAAACCATAAACTAAAAGGCTTGTATAGGGGGTGGGAATCAAATCAACAGGCAAAAAAGTCTGGAGAATATTCTTCCAATATTTTCGTGATGAAGACCTCTAAATAA
- a CDS encoding GNAT family N-acetyltransferase, with amino-acid sequence MTTEILPYSKLTSTQVYDFLQLRSEVFVVEQDCVYQDIDGYDDKAFHVLFYDDKTLVAYSRILPPGAYFEELSIGRVIVKDTHRKLNLGHDVMDRSIVFSHANYKKAIIKISAQRYLIKFYELHGFQIDGEGYLEDGIPHIGMKLMKI; translated from the coding sequence ATGACAACAGAAATTCTCCCTTATTCAAAACTCACTTCAACACAGGTTTATGATTTCCTTCAGCTGAGATCTGAAGTTTTTGTGGTTGAACAAGATTGCGTATATCAAGATATAGATGGGTATGATGATAAAGCTTTTCATGTTTTATTCTATGATGATAAAACTTTAGTGGCTTATTCTAGAATCCTTCCACCAGGGGCTTATTTTGAAGAATTAAGTATAGGTAGAGTCATTGTAAAGGATACTCATAGAAAATTAAATTTAGGACACGATGTAATGGATAGAAGTATAGTTTTTTCCCATGCTAACTATAAAAAAGCTATTATTAAAATCTCTGCTCAGCGGTATTTAATTAAGTTCTATGAATTGCATGGATTTCAAATTGATGGAGAAGGTTATCTAGAAGATGGTATACCTCATATTGGAATGAAACTTATGAAAATTTAA
- a CDS encoding OmpH family outer membrane protein, which yields MKKILFSLTLVASLMSCQGEKTAYVDNTVLIQEYSKMKTTEAKFEKRSQALSNELDSIAAIFQQEVQEFQSNMKSMSAQGRERRQGELVQKQQMLQQRQQQKGQMLRQESDQAIDSLIAEVKEHVGNYGKEKGYAYIFGSNESANIMYAKEGLDITEDVLEVINGQEKESESKEKESVEKENTEK from the coding sequence ATGAAAAAAATACTATTTAGCTTAACACTAGTTGCTTCCCTAATGTCTTGTCAAGGAGAAAAAACGGCTTATGTCGATAACACAGTCTTGATTCAGGAATACAGTAAAATGAAAACTACTGAAGCAAAATTTGAGAAAAGAAGTCAAGCCTTATCAAATGAACTAGATTCTATTGCAGCAATATTTCAACAGGAAGTTCAAGAGTTCCAAAGTAATATGAAAAGCATGTCTGCTCAAGGAAGAGAAAGACGTCAAGGTGAGTTAGTTCAAAAGCAACAAATGCTTCAACAAAGACAACAGCAAAAAGGTCAGATGCTGAGACAAGAAAGCGATCAAGCCATTGACTCTTTAATTGCTGAAGTCAAAGAGCACGTTGGTAATTATGGAAAAGAAAAAGGGTATGCTTATATCTTCGGTTCTAATGAATCCGCAAACATTATGTATGCAAAAGAAGGCTTGGATATTACAGAGGATGTTTTAGAAGTAATTAATGGTCAAGAAAAAGAAAGTGAGTCTAAAGAAAAAGAGTCTGTGGAGAAAGAAAATACAGAGAAATAA
- a CDS encoding ATP-binding protein, translating into MRFEDILGLQHLKNHLVSSVQNNRVAHAQLFTGSIGSGTLPMAIAFARTLMIQYSSPSKGDRISRSFDQLTHPDLHFVYPINTTSSSSKKPNSLDFIYEWRSFVSQNPYQSLYDWYQKVGIEKKQGNINVDEAAHIVKLLSLKSFEGGPKVMIIWCADKMNSAASNKLLKLIEEPPNNTYFILITDSPEDILQTIRSRCQRLDFPPIGEADIIKGLVSKFDITESEALKIAYQADGSFSKALHLVEHNSDDELFEEWFITWVRSAFRAKGNKHVLTDLLDWSDQLSKETRETQKRFLNYCIQFFRQALLSNYKVDSLVYLSPYNANFKFNKFSEFISGSNITDIFKVLEDAIFHVERNGNGKVIFSDLSFQLTRLLHKK; encoded by the coding sequence ATGAGATTTGAAGACATCCTAGGTTTACAACACCTTAAAAACCATTTGGTTTCTAGTGTACAAAATAACCGTGTTGCACATGCACAACTTTTTACAGGCTCCATAGGATCTGGCACTTTACCAATGGCTATTGCTTTTGCTAGGACTTTGATGATACAGTACTCTAGCCCTTCCAAGGGAGATCGTATTTCTAGAAGTTTTGATCAACTTACTCATCCCGACTTACATTTCGTTTATCCTATCAATACAACGAGTTCTTCTTCAAAAAAGCCTAATTCGCTAGATTTCATATATGAATGGAGATCTTTTGTAAGTCAAAACCCTTATCAAAGTCTTTATGATTGGTATCAAAAAGTTGGTATTGAGAAAAAGCAAGGTAACATCAATGTCGATGAAGCCGCTCATATTGTGAAATTACTTTCACTCAAATCTTTTGAAGGAGGCCCCAAAGTAATGATTATTTGGTGTGCAGATAAAATGAATTCAGCCGCTTCCAATAAATTATTGAAGTTGATTGAGGAACCCCCCAATAACACCTATTTTATTTTAATTACCGATTCCCCTGAAGATATCCTGCAAACTATCCGTTCTCGATGTCAACGTTTAGATTTCCCTCCTATAGGAGAAGCGGATATTATTAAAGGTTTAGTGTCCAAATTTGATATTACTGAATCAGAAGCTCTAAAAATAGCTTATCAGGCTGATGGTAGTTTTTCTAAAGCTCTCCATTTGGTTGAACATAATTCAGATGATGAACTTTTTGAAGAGTGGTTTATTACTTGGGTGCGAAGTGCCTTTAGAGCTAAAGGAAATAAGCATGTGCTTACTGATTTATTAGACTGGTCAGACCAATTGTCTAAAGAGACCCGTGAGACTCAAAAGCGATTTTTAAATTATTGCATACAGTTTTTTCGTCAAGCTTTGCTTAGCAATTATAAGGTGGATTCTTTGGTTTACTTATCACCCTATAACGCAAATTTTAAATTCAATAAGTTTTCGGAATTTATCTCTGGGAGCAATATTACCGATATATTTAAAGTATTGGAAGATGCTATTTTCCATGTGGAAAGAAATGGGAATGGAAAGGTGATCTTCTCTGATCTTTCCTTTCAACTGACTCGTTTGTTGCACAAAAAATAA
- a CDS encoding S41 family peptidase: MIKRIQLIILTAIVAVTSYGFTTYKNDFFEIAKQIEIFTNLYKEVNMNYVDEVNPAELMNTAIEAMLEDLDPYTVYWNEQEIQNARIRNSGNYTGIGADIISKSNAIVIRNIIKSSPADKAGLKIGDEIFKIGDIQVKDYNEDAGELLKGAPKSEVILELKRHTTNKKITLERGVVNIKAVPFYKLLKNNTGYIVLSKFTRSASSEVSEAFQDLKKQGATQIILDLRNNPGGLLSEAVNVSNIFIEKGTTITFTKSAIEKYNQTYTTQNKALDTNIPVAVLINENSASASEIVSGSLQDLDRGIIIGSRSFGKGLVQRPKKLNYGTQAKITISRYYTPSGRCIQALDYLDGKSIRKNKDKYTEFKTKNGRSVYDGGGVRPDIEVDEEKENELVKEIIKENLIFDFANTYLNEKEGLTLETFVMNTSVINNFQKFIDKKDFKFETKTDQKIKELEQIAKNENFLKSIESSIMELKKNLQNEKENLLEEESETLRKLITEAIIRKLGYDEAVYNYYTQEGEVINKALKALNNKAQYKEILGF; the protein is encoded by the coding sequence ATGATAAAACGCATACAACTTATTATCCTTACTGCTATAGTGGCAGTAACTTCATACGGGTTTACAACCTATAAAAACGATTTCTTTGAAATTGCTAAGCAGATAGAAATCTTTACGAATCTGTACAAAGAAGTCAATATGAATTATGTGGATGAGGTAAATCCGGCAGAATTGATGAATACAGCTATAGAAGCTATGCTCGAGGATTTGGATCCTTACACAGTCTATTGGAATGAGCAGGAAATCCAAAATGCAAGAATTCGAAACTCTGGGAATTATACTGGAATTGGAGCAGATATCATAAGTAAATCTAATGCTATTGTTATCAGAAATATAATCAAGTCATCCCCTGCAGATAAAGCAGGTTTAAAAATTGGGGATGAAATATTCAAAATTGGAGATATACAAGTCAAAGACTATAATGAAGATGCGGGCGAGTTACTTAAAGGTGCTCCAAAGTCCGAAGTTATTTTAGAATTAAAACGTCATACTACAAATAAAAAGATCACCTTAGAAAGAGGAGTTGTTAATATAAAAGCAGTGCCTTTTTATAAACTTTTAAAAAATAATACTGGATATATAGTCCTCTCAAAATTTACACGATCTGCATCTTCTGAAGTTAGTGAAGCCTTTCAGGATTTGAAAAAACAGGGAGCTACTCAAATTATACTAGACCTAAGAAATAATCCAGGTGGTTTATTATCGGAGGCAGTAAACGTAAGTAATATTTTTATTGAGAAAGGAACGACCATCACCTTTACGAAATCAGCTATAGAAAAATATAATCAAACCTACACTACTCAAAATAAAGCCCTTGACACAAATATTCCCGTAGCCGTTTTGATTAATGAAAATAGTGCCTCAGCTAGTGAAATTGTTTCTGGTAGCTTACAAGATTTGGATCGAGGTATCATCATAGGCAGTAGAAGTTTTGGGAAAGGTCTTGTGCAAAGACCCAAGAAATTAAACTACGGAACTCAAGCTAAAATTACGATTTCAAGATATTATACACCTAGTGGAAGATGTATACAAGCCTTAGATTATCTGGATGGGAAAAGTATAAGAAAGAATAAAGATAAATATACAGAGTTTAAAACAAAAAATGGAAGAAGTGTCTACGATGGCGGTGGTGTAAGACCAGATATAGAAGTGGATGAAGAAAAAGAAAATGAACTTGTAAAAGAAATTATTAAAGAAAACTTGATTTTTGATTTTGCCAACACATACCTAAATGAAAAAGAAGGATTAACTCTTGAGACCTTTGTAATGAATACAAGTGTAATAAATAATTTTCAAAAGTTTATTGATAAAAAAGACTTTAAATTTGAAACAAAAACTGATCAAAAAATAAAAGAACTTGAACAGATAGCAAAAAACGAAAATTTCCTGAAATCTATAGAAAGCTCAATTATGGAGCTAAAGAAAAACCTTCAAAATGAAAAAGAAAATCTTTTGGAGGAAGAATCAGAAACCCTTCGAAAGTTAATAACTGAAGCTATCATAAGAAAGTTAGGCTATGATGAAGCTGTTTACAATTACTATACACAAGAAGGTGAAGTCATCAATAAAGCTTTAAAAGCCTTAAATAATAAAGCACAGTATAAAGAAATTTTAGGATTTTAG
- the rpiB gene encoding ribose 5-phosphate isomerase B → MIISIGNDHAGTFYKNKIVDYLKSQNIEVHNHGTNSEDSVDYPDFVHPVAIDVEDGTSSLGIIICGSGNGANMTANKHQGIRSALCWTSELVALAKQHNNANVLSIPSRFVSLEEALDFVTVFLKTPFDGGRHHHRVDKIACH, encoded by the coding sequence ATGATAATTTCAATTGGTAATGATCATGCTGGGACGTTTTACAAAAATAAAATTGTAGATTATCTTAAGTCCCAAAATATTGAGGTACATAATCATGGTACCAATTCTGAGGATAGCGTTGATTATCCTGATTTCGTTCATCCTGTAGCTATAGATGTTGAAGATGGAACCTCAAGTTTAGGAATCATTATTTGTGGAAGCGGTAATGGGGCTAATATGACCGCTAATAAACACCAAGGAATACGCTCTGCACTGTGTTGGACTAGTGAATTGGTAGCTTTAGCAAAACAGCATAATAATGCAAATGTACTGAGTATTCCTTCAAGATTTGTTTCTTTAGAAGAAGCGCTAGATTTTGTAACAGTTTTTTTAAAAACTCCTTTCGATGGTGGCCGTCATCATCATAGAGTAGATAAAATTGCATGTCATTAG
- the rnr gene encoding ribonuclease R has protein sequence MSKKKKKKQPFQSTPERDGGLSKKILDLFKKQPEKGFDFKYILEKLKIDDTKTRNSVIRLLGQLTAKGQLKQIEDKQFQFAAVDDFHTGTIDMTSRGDAYVVIEDMEQDVYITNKNLNHALDGDEVKIYVFKKREKSKSEGEVISILTRYKTDFVGVLHKQEKFGFVVVGNSKMYTDIFVPNDKMHGAEDGLLVKVRIVQWKDKDDSPKGEITEVLGVPGEHNTEMHAILAGYGLPEQFPPEVEEFANGIDTKIHSSEIKKRRDLRDTLTFTIDPADAKDFDDALSFKKMDNGNYEIGIHIADVAHYVQPGTILDDEAYNRATSIYLVDRVVPMLPEILSNGACSLRPNEEKYTFSALFELTPRGDVKSEWFGRTVTYSDARFAYEEAQFVIDSKDKHIPSDISLSKKAYDIQPELVDAITTMNDLSKIMRKERMNQGAISFDKVEVKFHLDEDNNPKGVYVKTSQDANKLIEEFMLLANRKVSEFIGKRKPPKTFVFRCHDEPQPDRLEALNTVVSKFGYSLDFKNKKNIANTLNGLLEDVKGKKEQNLVDTLTIRTMSKAYYSTQNIGHYGLAFDYYSHFTSPIRRYPDVMAHRLLQRYIDKEQSASETEYEEKCKHSSEMEKLATNAERDSIKYMQVKYIQDQEETEYKGVISGVTDFGIFIEISENKCEGMVRLKDISDDHYDFNEEHYAIIGRRTKKMYQLGEEVYVRVKKADLVKRTIDFELLGSVEEVDIENEL, from the coding sequence ATGAGTAAAAAGAAAAAAAAAAAACAGCCTTTCCAGTCAACACCGGAGAGGGATGGAGGCTTATCAAAGAAGATATTAGACCTCTTTAAGAAGCAACCAGAAAAAGGATTTGACTTTAAATATATTCTAGAAAAGTTAAAAATTGACGATACCAAAACTAGAAATTCTGTTATTCGTCTACTAGGTCAACTTACTGCAAAAGGTCAATTAAAACAGATTGAAGATAAACAATTTCAGTTTGCAGCTGTAGATGATTTCCATACCGGAACTATCGATATGACGTCTCGTGGAGATGCGTATGTCGTTATAGAAGATATGGAACAAGACGTCTATATTACAAACAAGAATTTGAATCACGCTTTGGATGGAGATGAAGTTAAAATCTACGTTTTCAAAAAAAGAGAAAAATCAAAGTCTGAAGGTGAAGTTATTTCTATACTTACGCGTTATAAAACTGATTTTGTAGGAGTTTTACATAAACAAGAAAAATTTGGTTTTGTTGTTGTTGGTAATTCAAAAATGTATACAGATATTTTTGTACCCAACGACAAAATGCACGGTGCCGAAGATGGTCTCCTTGTAAAAGTAAGAATAGTACAATGGAAGGATAAAGATGATTCACCAAAAGGTGAGATCACAGAAGTGCTTGGGGTTCCTGGAGAGCACAATACAGAAATGCATGCGATTTTAGCAGGCTATGGTTTACCAGAACAATTTCCACCCGAAGTAGAAGAATTTGCTAATGGTATAGATACCAAAATCCATTCTTCAGAAATAAAGAAAAGAAGAGACCTTCGAGACACCCTCACTTTCACTATTGATCCTGCAGATGCCAAAGATTTTGATGATGCCTTAAGCTTCAAAAAAATGGACAATGGTAACTATGAAATAGGAATTCACATTGCCGATGTTGCACATTACGTCCAGCCAGGAACTATTTTGGATGATGAAGCCTACAACAGAGCAACTTCTATTTATTTGGTAGATCGTGTGGTACCTATGCTCCCAGAAATATTATCTAATGGAGCTTGTTCTCTTAGACCCAATGAAGAAAAATATACCTTTTCAGCTTTATTTGAATTAACGCCAAGAGGAGATGTGAAAAGTGAATGGTTTGGAAGAACAGTAACCTATTCTGATGCCAGATTTGCTTACGAAGAAGCTCAATTTGTTATCGATTCTAAAGATAAACACATTCCATCAGATATTTCGTTGTCTAAGAAAGCATACGATATCCAGCCAGAATTAGTTGACGCTATAACGACGATGAATGACCTATCTAAAATCATGCGTAAAGAGCGTATGAACCAAGGTGCTATTTCTTTTGATAAGGTGGAAGTTAAATTCCATTTGGACGAAGACAATAATCCTAAAGGAGTATATGTGAAAACAAGTCAAGATGCTAATAAGTTGATAGAAGAATTTATGCTTTTGGCCAATAGAAAAGTATCTGAATTCATAGGGAAACGCAAACCACCAAAAACTTTTGTGTTCCGTTGCCACGATGAACCTCAACCAGACAGGTTGGAAGCCTTAAATACAGTAGTTTCCAAATTTGGATATTCTCTTGATTTTAAAAATAAAAAAAATATTGCCAACACATTAAATGGTTTATTAGAAGATGTAAAAGGCAAAAAAGAACAAAATCTTGTAGATACACTTACCATAAGAACGATGAGTAAAGCCTACTACTCTACTCAAAATATTGGGCATTACGGTTTAGCTTTCGACTATTATTCTCATTTTACATCGCCCATAAGACGTTATCCAGACGTCATGGCTCACCGACTTTTACAACGCTATATAGATAAGGAACAAAGTGCTAGTGAAACGGAGTATGAAGAGAAGTGTAAGCACTCTAGTGAGATGGAAAAACTAGCGACTAATGCAGAGCGAGATTCTATAAAGTACATGCAGGTTAAGTATATCCAAGACCAAGAAGAAACAGAATATAAAGGTGTTATTTCTGGTGTGACAGATTTTGGAATCTTTATTGAAATTTCAGAGAACAAATGCGAAGGGATGGTTCGACTAAAAGATATTTCTGATGATCATTACGATTTTAACGAAGAACACTATGCCATCATAGGACGTCGTACAAAGAAGATGTATCAACTTGGAGAAGAAGTCTATGTTCGCGTTAAAAAGGCAGACTTAGTGAAAAGAACTATAGATTTTGAACTGCTAGGTTCTGTTGAAGAAGTGGACATAGAAAACGAATTATAG
- a CDS encoding phosphoglycerate kinase: MKTIDDYNFKNKKALVRVDFNVPLSKGLEVADKSRIEGAKPTLIKILEDGGSAILMSHLGRPEGKEEKYSLKHIKSEVSDVLGVKVKFIEDCVGKKVEEAAGALKPGEILLLENLRFYPEEKEGNEEFAEKLSKLGDIYVNDAFGTAHRAHASTTVVAKFFKDKAMGYLLQKEVESLDKVLNSNEKPVTAVLGGAKVSSKITVIENILAKIDHLIIGGGMAFTFVKAKGGHIGESLVENDKQELALEILKKAEEQNVEVHLPVDSIVTQEFDNDSEIKIEDINTISEGWMGLDAGPQSRDNFAKIIAKSKIILWNGPLGVFEMDTFSKGTIALGEAIANATEKGAFSLVGGGDSVSAAKKFGFDTKVSYVSTGGGAMLEMLEGKSLPGIEALK; encoded by the coding sequence ATGAAGACAATTGACGATTATAATTTTAAGAATAAAAAAGCTTTAGTAAGAGTAGACTTCAACGTGCCTTTGAGTAAAGGACTTGAGGTCGCAGATAAAAGCAGAATTGAAGGAGCAAAACCAACACTAATAAAAATACTTGAGGACGGTGGAAGTGCAATTCTAATGTCTCATCTAGGACGACCAGAAGGTAAAGAAGAAAAATATTCTTTAAAACATATAAAATCTGAAGTTTCTGATGTTTTGGGAGTGAAAGTCAAATTTATTGAAGATTGTGTTGGGAAAAAGGTCGAAGAGGCCGCTGGAGCTTTAAAACCTGGAGAAATCTTGCTTCTAGAGAACCTAAGATTTTACCCAGAAGAAAAGGAGGGAAATGAAGAATTTGCCGAAAAACTATCTAAACTTGGAGATATTTACGTGAATGATGCCTTTGGAACAGCTCACAGAGCACATGCCTCTACAACAGTCGTTGCTAAATTCTTTAAGGATAAAGCCATGGGATACTTACTTCAAAAAGAAGTTGAGAGTCTGGATAAAGTTCTAAATTCTAATGAAAAGCCAGTAACTGCAGTTCTTGGTGGTGCAAAGGTATCCTCAAAAATTACAGTAATCGAAAATATTCTAGCTAAGATTGATCACCTCATCATTGGAGGCGGTATGGCTTTTACGTTTGTTAAAGCAAAAGGAGGTCATATTGGAGAATCTTTGGTTGAAAATGATAAACAAGAGTTAGCACTAGAGATTCTAAAAAAGGCTGAGGAACAGAATGTGGAAGTACATTTGCCTGTAGATAGTATAGTAACTCAGGAATTTGACAATGATTCTGAAATCAAAATTGAAGATATCAATACTATTTCTGAAGGTTGGATGGGATTAGACGCTGGACCACAATCGAGAGATAATTTTGCAAAAATAATTGCGAAGTCAAAAATAATTTTGTGGAATGGTCCACTTGGTGTTTTTGAAATGGATACCTTTTCTAAAGGAACTATAGCTCTAGGCGAAGCCATAGCAAACGCAACGGAAAAAGGGGCATTCTCTCTAGTAGGTGGAGGTGATAGTGTCTCGGCAGCAAAAAAATTCGGGTTTGATACTAAGGTTAGTTATGTGTCTACAGGAGGGGGAGCAATGTTGGAAATGCTAGAAGGAAAAAGCTTACCAGGCATTGAAGCTTTAAAATAA